In Neosynechococcus sphagnicola sy1, the genomic stretch ATTGGTGACGGAACCATTTCGGCGTACTTGCCAGCGCTGGGCATCACCACCACACTGCCACAGTTGGACGGGATTGCCATTACCATAGCGGCCAAAATCCTTGGCATCTAAACACAAATTGTTGGCCTCGTTGCTAATCAGACCGTTGCGTCTGATTTTCCACTTTTGAGCGACGCCGCCATTACACTTCCACAGTTGGACGGGATTGCCATTGCCATAGCGGCCAAAATCCTTGGCATCTAAGCAGGCGTTGGTTTTGTCATGGAGTATCAGGACAACATCACCCAGATTCTGAGCTTGTGCCAATCCGGCGCAGCTAGCCAACCAAAATCCACTGACTGTCAAAGCAGCCCATTTCGTCGGTTGAATCAGGGGTATTAAGGTAGATTTCTGCATTTTTACTTGAGGAAATTCTATGAAACCATCAAAAGACCGGGGTACATCCCTGGCTTTATTTTTGCATTTTCACCCGCATCAGAATAGTGCTGGGAGCCATGCTCAATTGGTGTGGCTGATTAGCAGTATGAATCTACGCTTTCTGGCAATCACAAAATTTACCTGTACCTGGCTTGTGGCATTGTCAAGATCTTCGATTCATACTTGGATAAAGCAACGCCCTCAATTCTTAGGGCTTCAAGCCTATGATCACCAAGGATTGTCCTTGTTCACCACCAGCTCACTATCCTAAGCCCCCTGAGTATTACAGCAATTCCTGTAATACTGAAACAGGATCATGGATTGGGTGCAATTGAGGAGAACCATCATCCGATGACAGGTCGTCAAGATACGATTTTTGAACGCTTTCTAACCCCGGTCTTTCGTCTGTTGATTGACCCAGAAGCACTGAGCCAACAATATGACAGCATCGATTGGCCAGCCGCCCGCGATCGCTTGTCCCAAGTAGGGTTAACTTACCCGGATTACTACTGTCGCCAGACTTTTCACGGCATCGAGGGGGGCTATTTGAATCCCAGCACAGCCGTTTCCTACGATCCGATTACCCAATATCTGCTGCCCCCCAGTGAACCGCTGGTGCGCCAAGGCTTCATTGATCAGATTCGGGTGCAACCACAACGGATTCTCGATCTAGGATGTGGCACGGGTTCCATGACCTTGATGCTGAAGCACGCGTTTCCCCAAGCTGCCGTAACGGGACTGGATCTATCTCCCTATATGCTGGCCATGGCAGAGTCCAAAGCCCAACTGGCAAATCTAGCGATTCAGTGGCGACATGGCGATGCTGCAACGACTGAATTCCCCGCCGCGTCCTTTGACTTGATCACGATTGCGCTCTTGTTTCAGGAAACCCCGCCCCTGGTATCTCGCCAAATCTTGCACAGGTGTCAGCAGTGGCTGAAGGTGGGGGGTGAGTTGATGATTCTGGAGGGAGGGCAGGGTCCGCTATCCCCGATGACGTGGCTCAACCCGATGTTTGCCGCCTCTGACCATCAGGACAATGGCGGCGGGGATCTGGAAGGTGGGATGATGGCTGCGGGATTTGCCGCAGTACAAACCATGGAGCACTGGTGGTTACATCAGATTACCCGTGGGGTGAAGCCACTCTCTGGGGCGGAACCTAGGGCAGCGGCTGTCGATGGGTTCCCTGATCCAGATACGCTGGATTTTGAAGGATGTCCGGCTCCGGCGGTTTGAAGGTTTGGCATGGTACTGAAGGCGGTTTTGTTTGATTTCAATGGTGTGATCATCAATGACGAGCGCATCCACCAGTCTTTGATTGAGCAACTTCTGATTGAGGAAAATCTGCGGCCTCTCTCTGGTGAATATCGGCGAATCTGCCTCGGACGCAGCGATCGCACCTGTTTGCGAGATTTGTTCACCGGACGGGGACGAGTGGTGACCGAGGGGATGCTAGATCAACTGATGGCCCGCAAAGCCGCAGCCTATCTCCAGCGACTCTCAACCTTAGAGAAGCTGCCGATATATCCAGGGTTGAGTGATTTGATTTTTCAGCTCCGGGCTGCGAAGTTAACCATGGCTGTGGTCAGTGGTGCCCTGCGATCGGAAGTCGAACTGGTGCTGCAACGGGCAAAACTAGCCTCCTACTTCACCCTGATTGTTGCGGGGGATGACATCCCCAATAGTAAACCCGACCCATCAGGTTACTTATTGGCGGTGGAGCGGTTAGCGGCAGCTATCCCCCAATTAGATCTCCAGGCAGGGGAGTGTTTGGCGATCGAAGATACCCCAGCGGGGATGCAGGCAGCTAAAGCAGCAGGGATGCAGGTTGTGGGGGTTGCCAATACCCTTCCCCTGCATATGATCCAACGTCAGTCCAACTGGGCCGTGGACTATCTCAATGATCTAGAACTGGAGCGTATCCAACACATTTATGCCCGGATGATGCCCCAGAATCCTGACTGAGGGCTATTCCCCTGCTGACAGGGGGTGAGATGTTAAGATCGTTTAGCCAAAAAACACTTGGGGAATTAGCTCAGTTGGTAGAGCGTGGCGATCGCACCGCCAAGGCCAGGGGTTCGAATCCCCTATTCTCCATCATAGGATAGTCCAATGTCATCCAATAAAATCTATAAAACCCTTTCACAGTAGAGATTTCAGCTTTTTTAGAGTCTTGTAAAGTCCAAGATTGTCTATTGTCATCCTGGGGGATTGGGGAGCAGAATTGGGGGCATAGTGAATGCTTAAAAAAGGCTGCCCCCATGCTCACTGATACTGAGATTCGCAATGCCCAACCCAGCGAAAAACCTCGACGGTTGTATGACTCTGGGGGGCTATACCTTGAGGTATCCCCCCAAGGGAAAAAAGGATGGCGGCTAAAATACCGATTTGGCGGCAAAGAAAAGCGGATTAGCTTAGGCATTTATCCCGATGTCAGCCTTAAAGAAGCACGGACTAGACGGGATGCTGCCAGAGCGACGCTTGCTGCTGGTATTGATCCGAGCTTGCAACGCAAGGCCAAGAAAGCAGCAGCGTTGCAACAGGCTGCAAATAGCTTTGAGCTGATAGCACGGGAATGGTTTCTCAGGTATTCCCCTACTTGGGCTAAAAGCCATAGCAAAACAGTAATTCGGCGGCTAGAAATGGATATTTTCCCCTGGCTAGGGGTTAGAGCGATCTCTGAGATTACTGCCCCTGAATTGTTGACAGTTATCCGTCAGGTAGAAGGACGGGGGGCACTGGAGACAGCCCATCGGGAACTTAATATCTGTGGTCAGGTGTTCAGGTATGCGATCGCAACGGGACGGGCTGAGCGTGACCCTTCTAGAGATTTACAGGGAGCTTTACCCCCAGTTAAGACCAAGCACTTAGCGGCGGTGACTGACCCAAAACGATTGGGAGAGTTGCTACGGATGATGTACGCCTACCAGGGCGGATTGGTTGTGCGTTGTGCCCTACGACTAGCTCCATTGGTATTTGTTAGACCGGGCGAATTGCGTTCTGCTAAATGGCCAGATATTGACCTTGAGAAAGGTGAGTGGCGATATCTGGTGAGCAAAACACAAACAGAGCATATTGTTCCTCTCAGTCGGCAAGCCGTAGAGATTCTCAAAGAATTACACCCCCTAACCCAACATAGGGCTTACGTCTTTACTAACCCCCGATCTCCCCAAAGACCTATGAGTGAGAATGCGGTACTTGTTGCAATGCGAGCGATGGGGATTGAGAAAGATGAGATGACTGGGCACGGTTGGAGAGCAACAGCACGAACCCTTTTAGATGAGGTGCTAGGTTTCCGACCGGAACTAATCGAGCATCAACTTTCCCATGCAGTCAAAGACCCATTGGGAAGAGCGTATAACCGAACAACCCATTTGGAAGAGAGGCGAAAGATGATGCAGTCATGGGCAGATTACCTGGATCTGTTGCGAGGGGGCTGCAATGGCAATTAATTGGAGAGCTTATGATCATATCCCTTTGTTTGAGATTTATCAGGCAGCCTACCTGTGGGTGGAAATGGAACCTATACATAGAACCCATGCAGAACTCGTAGTTCACTTAGATCCAGGGGTGGAACAAATGATGGTACTGATTATTGAAAATACAGGGGGACATTATTGTAAGGGGACTCCTATACTTATGCAATCTTGTGCTAAGAGGCGGGTTACACGTCAGTCATTAATTCAAATGGCTCAAAAATTGGGTGAAAAACCCAAGTTTTTGTTCCCAGAAACTAGAGATGAAGATGAGGGTAAAGCCAGGAATAAAGCTGACGTTAAATCAATTGCTGATGTTGAATCAATTGTGGATGTCAAATCAATGACTGAACCTGCTCTAAATCGAGATAAACCCCTTGATCCAAGAAAGAAGAAAACCTATCTGTTGCTCATTATGGCGCTCTGCAAGAAATCTGGGATTGACTTCAACGAACGTGCAGTCTCAAAGACTTTGGTGGGGATGATTAATCGTATCGGCGGGAGACGAACGGAGGCAACTATCCGCGAAATTCTGGAGGAACTCAAAGCTTTGGAGCGCGAACTGGAACCGTGAATAGAGTGATTTAAATCACCGGTTAGTTCCTATTTTCTATTTTCTTTCCTCTATAGCGCTATCCATCAAGACGGATGGCAGAGGATTGTTTTGTCCGAATTTGGAGTGACTCAAATGGTGATGCCTGAAACTGCCTACCTGCGCATTAAACAAATCCTTGGAGATCGCACCACCAACCCCCCGATTCCGCCAATCATCCCAATCGGGAAGTCGAGCTGGTGGCAGGGCGTTAAGACGGGACGCTACCCCCAACCCCTTAAACTCGGCCCCCGCACCACTGTTTGGAGAGCTAGCGACATTCAGAAATTGCTGGACAATCCCGAGCCTGCAAAAAAATAGGCGACGCCGGATCAGGGCAATCGCCAAAAAAAATCAACAAATTCTTAGGAGTATTCTAACGTGGATGATCTTTCTTTCAAAGCCAATGAATATCTCGAAGGACGGGGTATCTCTAGTCCAACACTCTCAGCACTTGGCATCCACTGGCTTAGCAATAAGGATGCCACCAAAGACCGCTACGGATATGGCAAGCTAGCCATCAGTCCTGATGGGGCGATTGTGTTCCCCCTAGAATCTTCCAAGGAAGCTGTGACGGTTATCTCGATAGCTCGAAACTATTACGCAACAGCAGAGAGCCAGATTCAGCACCTAGAGGCAATAAACAGCTATCGGCAGAGCCAAAGATTGCAGCCTGTCAAACGGACTCCCAAATATCTTTTGCCCTATGGAGATCGGGCTAAGGGTAAAGTCTACGACCCTTACGCGCTTCTGAATCCAGGCTGTGATAAACCCGTCCTCTTTGCCACGGAAGACATTATCGGGACGATTAAGGCAGCTCAGCGGGGTGTCCGAGTCCTGAGCACTTTTGGAGTTTGGCTAGGCACTCGCGAGGATCTAGCGAATTGTGAATCCGACGACTGGCAACATGAATTAGCGGAGCTATTCCCGACCTTCATGGCTGACAGCGATGCTCTAGAAAAGCCTTCTGTCACTGGGGCTTTAGTGAGAGACGGGTTTGTCCTCGATGTAAGGGTTGGCTGCTTCCCTGGTATTCCGGGTGAGCCTCAAGCCAAGGTTGGTTTGGACGAGTTTCTAGACGCAAACCCCCATGCAACAGAGCAGGAACTAGCCCAATCGGTTGAGGATAATTCCGCTGACACTCTCACCTGGTTGGAGTCCACCCTACCGGGATTGATTGAAACGCTAAGGGAACGGGGTCACAATCCGACCGCAGCCTCTAAACTTGCTACCCCAGTCATAAAAGCCGCGATCCGTGAGCTGTTGCGACATCAAGACATCCGAGATCTGCGGGTTAGCGGTTTCTACAAGAGTGTTCTAAAACCATTGGGTATCACCCTGGAGATCCTCAAACCAGAGGAGCGGGCTGTCAAAATCGCCTCAGGCGAGATGGAGGTACAAACCGCGATCGCAGAGGTGATTATCGACCTGGTTAGACGAGAGTGTGATCTATTCCACGACTCGGAGCAGGTTGCTTACGCCGATCTGATTGTGGACGATTGCCGTCATACTTACCCTCTGCGGTCGGTTGATTTTAAGCGATGGGTGGCCCGTCGGCTTTATGAAGAGCACGACAAAAGCGCCAATAACGAAGGTTTTCAGGCAGCTAGAAATACGCTGGAAGCCATTGCCTGTTTTGACGGCACCGAGCGTAAGGTCTGGCTGAGAGTGGCCCAGGATGGTGGCAAACTCTATCTAGATTTGGCGAATGATCAATGGCAAGCCGTTGAGATTGATGCTAAGGGCTGGCGGCTGGTGGATCGCCATCCAGTTCGATTTATCAGACCCTCAACCATGGGGGTACTGCCTACTCCTATTACAGGCGGCAATCTGGACGAATTACAGGAGTTATTAGGGGTTGAGGACGATGCTTGGGTACTTCTGATAACGTTCCTGCTTTACTGCTTCACCACCGGCCCGACGTTCCCAGTATTGTTGCTGGCAGCCAGTAGGGGCAGCGGCAAAACGACGATCGCTGAATTCCTGAAAAGCCTGATTGACCCTGGCAAAGCCCCCTTGATTGGGTTAACTGCTGATCACCATAAAGCATCTGTGGCAGGGGCTAGACGATGGATGCTTTGCTACGACAACATCTCAGCCATCAACCTAGAACAGTCTGATTTATTGTGCCGATTGGCTACAGGATTTGGGTTCAGCACTCGGACGCTTTTCGAGACGGATGGCGAAACTGTTTTTGAGCTGGCCCGTCCCCAAATTCTCACAGCGATTGATCATGTTGTTACCCGCGATGACCTCAGCGATCGCTTACTCATGGTGCAATTGCCAGCGATCGATAAAGCCAAGCGTCTCAAGAAAGCTGATCTCGACGCCAAACTCGAAGACTTACGCCCGAAGCTACTAGGGGCACTCCTAACCGCTCTCTCTGAGACTTTGGCAGAGCAACCCCGCATCAATCCCTCAGAACTGCCCCGGATGGCGGACTATGGGCACTTTGCCATTGCTGCTGAAACTGCATTAGGGCTTCCAGCGGGGGAGTTTCTACGGGTGTTTGATGCCAACCGGGAAGCTTCTAGGCAGGTAGTTCTGGAGTCCTCGCCCTTGGCTGAGGCGATTCAGGCAATGATCACCAGGGATTACGAGTTTAAGGGAACTGCCAGTGTCCTTCTCAAGAAACTCGAGGAATTTGCTGAGGAATCCGTGGTGAGGTCGCGGTTCTGGCCCAAAGCCAGTAATACACTCACCCGTCAGCTGAACCGATTGAAGCCTGACCTTGAGGCCGTCGGCATTTTGATTGACTCCATCTTGGAGGGAACTGGAAACGACCGTAGTCGCTTAATTTCTATCCATAAATGGGAGGTGCTACATGAGTTCTAGTCCTCCTGTTGGTGCAATTGCGTTTGGTAAATCCGGCGTCCCCTGCAAGGTCATAGAGTGCCATTCCCGCCGTATAACCTTGCTCTGCCCTAACCAGTCTCCAATCTACGTGGAACCCTCAGCGATCGTCCGTTGGGAATATTGCGCGGACGGTAGAGCAGAAAGCAAGGAAAAAGTATCGATCCAATCGATCCAAACTAGAAATGACGGACTAGAATCCCTTCCTGACAATGCTTTTGAGCTGATCGATATTGATCCAAAGTATCGATCCAGTATCGTTCCAGAATCCAAAGTATCGATCCAGAATGCGAATACCGTTCCAGGTATCGATCCAGATAAAACCCTTACCCAGAAAGGAGTTCAGGAGTCTTGGAACGATTGGATCGATTGGAACGATATTTTTACGCCACTTTCTGGTCAGGCAAATTCTGAAAACTTTCAGCCCAATATCTACCGACCTCACCCTGGCAGCATTGCCACTCCGGTCACTCAGCGAGTAGCGGACGTGCTGAGCTTCACCGCTCCCAAGTGGTGGACACCTTGCAAGATCGCCCGTTTGCCCTACATGGGTGGGGCAAGCATGGAGCAGGTCAAAAATGCCTGCAAGCGATTGCGGAGACAAGGGGTGGTTGAGTGCGAAAAGAGAGGGAAGGAGTTTCTTTGCCGATCAACCGGGGGCGGCTGGTGATGGCTAGGCCAAAGAAAAGTGAAGAGAACATCCACTCAGCCGCACGCCGTGAGGATTGTGTCAAGATGGGCAAAAAGTATGGATGGGAATTGAAGCGAGTCAAGGACAATGGCTCTGACATCTTGCCCAAAGATTGCATCTTTGAAGGTGAGCAAGTCTCGTTTACCGATATGTGGAACGACAATCAGGAGTAACCCGATGGAAATCTACGATCACTTGGCCAATAAAGAAACCCTGATCATCTATATGACCAAGGATGAAGGAGTTGGTATTCCCTTGTCTGGTGGGATGCTCACACAAGGGTCTGATACCCGCATCCTGCAAGATTCCTATGATTACCGACCAGTTCATAAACGAACGGTGAAGATTGGTGAACGGCTAACCTGTAGCTCTGTGGTGTCTAGCCTGCAACGTCGCATACTACCGACTGACTGGGTAGTAACCTCGGTGGAAAGCTATGAACCCACACAGGATGTACCAGGGTTCAGGGAAGTGACGATCGCCTACTGTGAACGGCAACCGCTCACGCTGGAAGAATTCAAGGAATGGGTCTATGACACTGGGGTAACCGTATCTGCTGATTCCTTTGGTGGGGATGAGGCGGCATACCAAGCATGGCAAGACAGCCAGAAGGAACCTGTAGTGACAGGGGTGGGGTAATTGTGAATGTCCTTATGACTATGAATCGGCTAGGCATATATGTGGAAAGCGATCTGCTTATTCCAAGGCAGGTGGAAGCGGTACATCTTGTTATCAGTAGAAAGGAGGACATTACATGAGTAGTTGGAAGTCCCTAGTTGCAATCGCCTGTGTGATTAACGCAGTAGCTACATCCCCCACTCACTCTGAAGCAGTGATAGTTAACGTTCCGAAGATTGCGGGCAAGAATCAAGCTCAAGTCTCAAAAGTTATTGGAAAACCGAAATCATGCAAACAGTCTAAGTATGGCCGGAAATGCATTTATACGAAGGCTGATACTGAGATAGTTTTTATTAAAGGTAAGGCAGATTGGATAACCATTAACAAAATGCCAGGTGCAAAATATGACAAATCTAGCCTTGCTTTACTTGGCTTCCCTGTAAAGACACCAACATTTGCGAACTTAAATGCTATGCGTTGGGGAAATATTCCAGGTTTCCTAGAAGTGTCATTTTTCCCTGAGGGTTCTTCAATATCTTATGCATACATTAAGACCAAGACAGAATGATTTCTGCGGATTCAATCTGTGGCTTCTTGGGTATGAATTTAACCTTGGCTACTGGATGCGACCGGGGTTAGTTCATCATGTATCATCGTTCATTTTTCAGCAGGTGGATTAATGAAATTATTTCAACACTTGACTAGCGTTTTATTAGGCATTGTTGCCGCATCATCTATGGTGTCTGCGGGTATTGCTGGGGGTGCATTCTCTAGTCAGCAAATTTGCAAGGCTGGCATTGCTGTGTTGATGGGTCGCAATCCAGCGATTATGAAAGTGGCTAAAACACAGGGCAATGTTATTCATCTTTCCTATGTACGCCAAGATGATCGAAAGAAATTTAGCTATCGGTGCAAGGTTGAAGGCTCGCAGGTGGCATTGGAGATGTCAGCATGACTGGGTTCTCAGCCGATATTGTTAGGGCGAAAGGATACAAACATACTATGACTTACGACTGGGATTATTGGCGGTATAAGTACGTGTCTGGGGATGACTCGCTGGAATCCCTCGCACTGCACCCAACTGCACCACAAATCGACACTCTTAAAAAACGCTCTTCAAAAGAATCATGGCCTGAGCAGAGAAGTGAATTTAGGATTAAAAAAAGGCACTGTAGTGCAATCTGACCCGGCTGCAATCCAGGCAGCAGAACAGGTGGGGGAGCTTATCAATGCGGCTGAGATCCTCAAACACCAGGCGCATATGGCTAAGAAGTTGCAGGATGCAGGGGAACGACTGCTAGAGATCCTTGAGAGAGAACCCGATCGCTGGAAACCCTCTGACGCGATCGCCGCCATCAGACTAGGGGCAGAAATTGAGCGGCAGCTCGTAGGGCTATTGCCAGGGGGAGAACAGGGAAGCCAGAAACTCACTGTAGAGGTTGTCGCTGAGACGGTTAGGCAACTCTATGGACTGGAGATAGATAACGACGCTAGTTGAGTTACCTCTGGTTACCATCGTTTACCGTAGCGTGTAAGATAGTAGGTAACTGTAGTAACCAGGGTAAACGACATGGCTAAGACTGCGATCGCTGCAAAGATACCGTCTGAGTGGAAGCAGAGCATTGATGAGATGTGCCAGCTATTGGGGATAACTCCGAGCAAATGGGTAGAGGGGGTTATTGGTGAGGCTCTGAAGAGGGACAACCCTGACACGGTTAGGAGTTTGGATAAGAGATTAACAGCCCAGATAGAGGAGCTTAGATCTGAGTTGGGGGAGTTCAGCGCTTGATTGCCCAACGGGGAAGCAGTCAAGCAGGTTTACCAGTGTTACCAGCGTTTACTCAAGAGTTACCAGAGGTAACACTGGTAACTCTTGAGCAACCACACCCCGGCTTCACTCAGCGCCAGGTCTGCCAGATGTATGGACTCAGCGCTGATAATGCCAGTCGCCAGAAAGGATTCCAGGGCGATTCTCCGGGCTACATCAGGAATGCCACGGGCGTTGACTGGGTTGTGCAAAAACAGGGCATGAAGAATCTCTACTTCCCCCCGGTGGGATGGGTGCCCCCAGAAGGGGAATAAATATGCTGACTGTGCAAAAGTCTAATTCCCTAGACGAGTTATTATTCTCTGTATTATCGTGTTTTCAATTACTGTAAATGGCAAGAGGAAATCCTAACCCCGTGCAGACGGATGAGCTAAAAGCAAAGTGGTTCAAGCGAGACGATGACTCAAAGGAACCCTTAGCAAGTCAGCTAACTTGTGTCCGCTTAACCAAGAGTGTTCATGCGGCAATTCAGGTTCTCCCCAGTAAATCCGCATGGCTCCGAAGGGTGATCGGTGAGGCTGCTAGGCGAGAACTAATGATTAATACAAGTGAACCAGAGCCAGCGATCTCAGCCCTCCAGCCAGAGAAGCCAGCCCGTAAGGGAAAAAACGTGAGGTGATGAGAATGCAGAGTGAGAACCGAGAACCGACCCTAGGAGACGTGCTGAATGAGTTGAGGTCGTTTAAAGCTGATGTAGACCAACGGTTTACCAAGCTTGAAGCTGATGTCAAGGAAACAAACATCAAATTTGATGCCTATGTGAAGGCCAGCGATCGCTTATTGGGGGTTGCAACCACGATCATCATTACCGCTGGCACTGTCACAATTTTGAGTCCCTTTGTTCAGTCTGTTGCACCTGCAATCCGATCGTTTCTCGGTAGCAATGCAGGGTAGATATACTCGTTCCTGGTCTATTTAGTTGACCAAGGAAAACTGAATCTTTGAGAGCAG encodes the following:
- a CDS encoding class I SAM-dependent methyltransferase, whose protein sequence is MTGRQDTIFERFLTPVFRLLIDPEALSQQYDSIDWPAARDRLSQVGLTYPDYYCRQTFHGIEGGYLNPSTAVSYDPITQYLLPPSEPLVRQGFIDQIRVQPQRILDLGCGTGSMTLMLKHAFPQAAVTGLDLSPYMLAMAESKAQLANLAIQWRHGDAATTEFPAASFDLITIALLFQETPPLVSRQILHRCQQWLKVGGELMILEGGQGPLSPMTWLNPMFAASDHQDNGGGDLEGGMMAAGFAAVQTMEHWWLHQITRGVKPLSGAEPRAAAVDGFPDPDTLDFEGCPAPAV
- a CDS encoding helix-turn-helix transcriptional regulator, producing MVMPETAYLRIKQILGDRTTNPPIPPIIPIGKSSWWQGVKTGRYPQPLKLGPRTTVWRASDIQKLLDNPEPAKK
- a CDS encoding tyrosine-type recombinase/integrase, which translates into the protein MLTDTEIRNAQPSEKPRRLYDSGGLYLEVSPQGKKGWRLKYRFGGKEKRISLGIYPDVSLKEARTRRDAARATLAAGIDPSLQRKAKKAAALQQAANSFELIAREWFLRYSPTWAKSHSKTVIRRLEMDIFPWLGVRAISEITAPELLTVIRQVEGRGALETAHRELNICGQVFRYAIATGRAERDPSRDLQGALPPVKTKHLAAVTDPKRLGELLRMMYAYQGGLVVRCALRLAPLVFVRPGELRSAKWPDIDLEKGEWRYLVSKTQTEHIVPLSRQAVEILKELHPLTQHRAYVFTNPRSPQRPMSENAVLVAMRAMGIEKDEMTGHGWRATARTLLDEVLGFRPELIEHQLSHAVKDPLGRAYNRTTHLEERRKMMQSWADYLDLLRGGCNGN
- a CDS encoding HAD family hydrolase — protein: MVLKAVLFDFNGVIINDERIHQSLIEQLLIEENLRPLSGEYRRICLGRSDRTCLRDLFTGRGRVVTEGMLDQLMARKAAAYLQRLSTLEKLPIYPGLSDLIFQLRAAKLTMAVVSGALRSEVELVLQRAKLASYFTLIVAGDDIPNSKPDPSGYLLAVERLAAAIPQLDLQAGECLAIEDTPAGMQAAKAAGMQVVGVANTLPLHMIQRQSNWAVDYLNDLELERIQHIYARMMPQNPD
- a CDS encoding RICIN domain-containing protein — its product is MQKSTLIPLIQPTKWAALTVSGFWLASCAGLAQAQNLGDVVLILHDKTNACLDAKDFGRYGNGNPVQLWKCNGGVAQKWKIRRNGLISNEANNLCLDAKDFGRYGNGNPVQLWQCGGDAQRWQVRRNGSVTNAATGLCLDAKDSGTMGSGNPMQLWQCNGGTAQEWRIVPFGP